A region from the Pseudomonas triticicola genome encodes:
- a CDS encoding YbaY family lipoprotein, with protein MPLRPLVLLSLFSLLVACGSDAPKPQPPTPGPAPQQAQKKAKEAAELGPLPAHQRELSGTLQGVPTGAEVELALLVIDEKDRPQQLLASSSLIGNNQILPFHLRFNPEAFPAGARVELRGRASQSGQLILHLPSQTITQPTTQALGQLQFVKAP; from the coding sequence ATGCCGTTACGTCCGCTCGTTCTGCTCAGTCTTTTCAGCCTGCTGGTGGCCTGTGGCAGCGACGCACCCAAGCCGCAACCGCCGACGCCGGGCCCCGCGCCGCAACAGGCGCAGAAAAAAGCCAAAGAGGCCGCCGAACTCGGCCCGCTGCCAGCCCATCAGCGCGAATTGAGCGGCACCCTGCAAGGCGTGCCAACCGGCGCCGAAGTCGAATTGGCGCTGCTGGTGATCGATGAAAAGGATCGCCCGCAACAATTGCTCGCCAGTTCCAGCCTGATCGGCAACAACCAGATCCTGCCGTTTCACCTGCGCTTCAACCCCGAGGCATTTCCGGCCGGCGCACGGGTTGAGCTGCGCGGTCGCGCCAGCCAGTCCGGACAACTGATCCTGCACCTGCCGTCGCAGACCATCACTCAACCGACCACTCAGGCTTTGGGCCAGCTGCAATTCGTCAAAGCGCCATGA
- a CDS encoding class I SAM-dependent methyltransferase: MTAPLDLQQALGELLGDARLKACALPGTDLQLWLIDGDNMAREFSQEETQRILHEPPYWSFCWASGLAVARYLAQFPEWVRGKRVLDFGAGSGIAGIAAVKAGALEVVACDLDPLAIAACKANAELNNVQMSYSTDFFAEADRFDLILVADVLYDRANLPLLDAFLTRGREALVADSRVRDFRHPLYERIEVLEAMTLPDLAEPEEFRHVSLYHARR, from the coding sequence ATGACAGCACCGCTCGACCTGCAACAGGCCTTGGGGGAATTGCTCGGCGACGCCAGACTGAAAGCCTGTGCGTTGCCGGGCACTGATTTGCAGCTGTGGCTGATCGACGGAGACAACATGGCCCGCGAATTCAGCCAGGAAGAAACCCAGCGGATCCTGCATGAACCGCCCTATTGGAGCTTTTGCTGGGCCAGCGGCTTGGCGGTGGCGCGTTATCTGGCACAGTTTCCAGAGTGGGTGCGCGGCAAGCGCGTGCTGGATTTCGGCGCCGGATCCGGAATCGCCGGCATCGCAGCGGTCAAGGCCGGGGCGCTGGAAGTGGTGGCCTGCGATCTCGATCCGTTGGCGATCGCCGCGTGCAAGGCGAACGCCGAGCTCAACAATGTGCAGATGAGCTACTCGACGGATTTCTTTGCCGAGGCCGATCGCTTCGATCTGATTCTGGTCGCCGACGTGCTGTACGACCGCGCCAATCTGCCGCTGCTCGACGCGTTTCTCACTCGCGGACGCGAAGCGCTGGTGGCGGATTCACGGGTGCGGGATTTTCGTCATCCGTTGTATGAGCGAATTGAAGTGCTCGAGGCGATGACCTTGCCGGATCTGGCCGAGCCTGAGGAATTCAGACATGTCAGCCTCTACCATGCACGGCGCTAG
- the trxA gene encoding thioredoxin, with translation MSQQTPYIFDATTADFDQSVIEASFNKPVLVDFWAEWCAPCKALMPMLQGIAESYQGELLLAKVNCDIEQDIVARFGIRSLPTVVLFKDGQPVDGFAGAQPESAVRALLEPHVQMPPPAAADPFEQAQAMFDEGHFAEAEAVLVTLLKEDNTNAKALILYARCLTERGELGEAQTVLDAVKSDEHKAALAGAKAQIQFLGLARDLPDAADLKSRLAQNPQDDEAVYQLAIQQLARQQYEAALDALLKLFIRNRSYGEGLPHKTLLQVFELLGNDHPLVTAYRRKVFAALY, from the coding sequence ATGAGTCAGCAAACGCCGTACATCTTCGACGCCACGACTGCCGATTTCGACCAGTCGGTGATCGAAGCCTCCTTCAACAAACCGGTGCTGGTGGATTTCTGGGCCGAATGGTGTGCGCCGTGCAAGGCGTTGATGCCGATGTTGCAAGGCATTGCCGAGAGCTATCAGGGCGAGTTGCTGCTGGCCAAGGTCAACTGCGACATCGAGCAGGACATCGTCGCCCGCTTCGGCATTCGCAGCCTGCCGACCGTGGTGCTGTTCAAGGACGGTCAGCCGGTCGACGGCTTTGCTGGCGCACAACCGGAATCCGCCGTACGCGCCCTGCTGGAACCGCATGTGCAGATGCCGCCACCGGCCGCTGCCGACCCGTTCGAACAGGCTCAGGCGATGTTCGACGAAGGTCACTTCGCCGAGGCGGAAGCGGTGCTGGTGACCCTGCTCAAAGAAGACAATACCAACGCCAAAGCGCTGATCCTTTACGCGCGCTGCCTGACCGAGCGCGGTGAGCTGGGCGAAGCGCAAACTGTGCTCGACGCGGTCAAGAGCGATGAGCACAAAGCCGCACTCGCTGGGGCCAAGGCGCAGATCCAGTTCCTCGGCCTCGCCCGCGACCTGCCGGACGCCGCCGACCTGAAAAGCCGCCTGGCGCAAAATCCACAGGACGATGAAGCGGTGTACCAACTGGCGATCCAGCAACTGGCGCGCCAGCAATACGAAGCGGCGCTGGACGCCTTGCTCAAACTGTTCATCCGCAACCGCAGCTACGGCGAAGGCTTGCCGCACAAGACCTTGCTGCAGGTGTTCGAGCTGCTGGGCAATGATCATCCGTTGGTGACGGCTTACCGTCGCAAAGTGTTTGCGGCGCTGTATTAA
- the nrdR gene encoding transcriptional regulator NrdR, with product MHCPFCGANDTKVIDSRLVAEGEQVRRRRECLACGERFTTFETAELVLPRLIKTDGSRQPFDEEKLRAGMQRALEKRPVSVERLESSLVHIKHKLRATGEREVKSLVVGELVMAELQKLDEVAYIRFASVYKRFQDLNEFREEIDRLAREPVKE from the coding sequence ATGCACTGTCCCTTCTGCGGTGCCAACGACACCAAGGTCATCGACTCGCGTCTGGTCGCCGAGGGCGAACAGGTGCGCCGCCGGCGTGAATGCCTGGCCTGCGGCGAACGTTTCACGACGTTCGAGACGGCCGAACTGGTGTTGCCGCGCCTGATCAAAACCGACGGCAGCCGCCAACCGTTCGACGAAGAAAAACTCCGCGCCGGCATGCAACGCGCGCTGGAGAAACGTCCGGTCAGCGTCGAGCGCCTCGAATCCTCTCTGGTCCATATCAAGCACAAGCTGCGCGCCACCGGCGAACGCGAGGTCAAATCCCTCGTGGTCGGCGAGCTGGTGATGGCCGAGCTGCAAAAGCTTGATGAAGTCGCCTATATCCGTTTTGCCTCGGTGTACAAGCGCTTCCAGGACCTCAATGAATTCCGCGAAGAGATCGACCGCCTCGCCCGCGAACCGGTGAAAGAATGA